The genomic interval ATTAGATCCTTATATGCAACCTTTGTATGATGCATTAAGAGATATGATTCCGCATGAGCGTTTAGAATCTTATATAGAAAAAGGCGTTATACAAATTGCTCCTTTGGCATTTATGCGTGGTAGAACATTAGACAATGCATTTGTAATTTTAGATGAAGCGCAGAATACGACTCATAATCAAATGAAGATGTTTTTAACCAGAATGGGTAAAAGTGCAAAGTTTATTATTACAGGAGATCCTGGTCAGATAGATTTACCTAGAAAGCAAGTTTCTGGCTTAAAAGAATCGTTATTAGCATTAAAAGATATTGAAGGAATTGCTCAGGTATATTTAGATGATAAAGATGTGGTAAGACACCGATTGGTTAGAAAAATTATCAGTGCATATAAGAGTATAGAAACAGAATAAAACTTTAGTTGTTAATAACTAGTCTTTAGCTTATTTTTGCGCCCACAACAACATAACATATAATGAATACAATTAACAATACTAATTTTAAATTTCCTAACCAGAAGTCTGTTTATATAGGTAAAGTAAGAGAAGTTTATAATATAAATGACGCTGTTTTGGTGATGATTGCAACAGATAGATTGTCTGCTTTCGACGTTGTTTTACCACGTCAAATTCCGTTTAAAGGCCAGATTTTAAATCAGATTGCAACAAAAATGATGAATGATACCGCAGATATTGTTCCGAATTGGTTACTTGCAAATCCAGATGAAAACGTTGCCGTAGGTCATTTATGTGATCCTTTTAAGGTAGAAATGGTAATTAGAGGTTATATGTCTGGTCATGCAGCTCGTGAGTATAAATTAGGTAAAAGAACTTTGTGCGGAGTAGAAATGGCAGAAGGTTTAAAGGAAAATGATAAATTTCCGGAAGCTTTAATTACGCCATCTACAAAAGCAGACAATGGAGAACATGATGAAGATATTTCTCGTGAAGATATTTTATCTAAAGGAATTGTATCCGAAGAAGATTACATCGTTTTAGAAAATTATACAAGAGCTTTATTTGCTAGAGGAACAGAAATAGCTGCAAAACGTGGTTTAATTTTGGTAGATACTAAATACGAATTCGGTAAGACGAAAGAAGGAAAAATTGTATTGATTGATGAAATTCATACACCAGATTCTTCTCGTTATTTTTATGCGGATGGATATCAAGAAAGACAAGATAAAGGAGAAGCTCAAAAACAATTGTCTAAAGAGTTTGTACGTCAATGGTTAATTGAAAACGGTTTTCAAGGAAAAGACGGACAAGCAATACCTGCAATGACAGATGATAAAGTCATCGAAATCTCTAACAGATATATAGAATTATATGAACAAATTACTGGAGAAACTTTTATAAAAGCTTCCACAGAGAATGTATTAAATAGAATTGAGGAGAATGTAAATTCTTTTTTAGCACAGAAATAAAAATAAACTAATTAGATTAGACCTCACAGGTTTTAAAACCTGTGAGGTCTTTATTAGTAGTAAAAAACCAACAACCATGATTATAGAACCAAGAACAAGAGGATTTATCTGTTTAACATCGCACCCAACGGGTTGTGAGCAAAACGTGATCAATCAAATAGAATATGTAAAATCGAAAGGAAAAATAGACGGAGCTAAAAAAGTACTAGTAATTGGTGCTTCTACAGGATTCGGATTGGCTTCAAGAATATCTAGCGCATTTGGTTCTGATGCTGCTACAATTGGTGTTTTCTTTGACAAACCAGCAACAGAAGGAAGACCAGGTTCGCCAGGTTTTTACAATACAGCCGCTTTTGAAAAACAAGCAACTGCTGCTGGTTTATATGCAAAAAGTATTAATGGAGATGCATTTTCTAATGAAATAAAAGAACAAGTTGTAAACTTAATCAAAGAAGATTTAGGTCAGATTGATTTAGTAATTTACAGTTTAGCATCACCAGTAAGAACACATCCAACAACAGGAACAAGATATAAATCTGTTTTAAAACCAATTGGAGATGTTTTTTCTAATAAAACAGTAGATTTCCATACTGGTAAAGTTTCAGAAATTTCTATCAATCCTGCAGAAGGAGAAGATGTAGAAAATACGATAAATGTAATGGGTGGTGAAGATTGGAAAATGTGGATGGACGCATTACAATCTGAAAACTTATTAGCAGAAGGCGCTACCACAGTTGCTTATTCTTATATTGGCCCAGAAGTAACAAAGCCAGTATATAGAAACGGAACTATTGGAGCTGCAAAAGATCATTTAGAAGCAACTGCTTTTACAATTACAGACGATTTAAAATCGATTGGAGGAAAAGCGTATGTTTCTGTAAATAAAGCCTTAGTTACACAAGCGAGTTCTGCAATTCCTGTAATTCCATTGTACATTTCTTTATTATATAAAGTGATGAAGGCAAAAGGAATTCATGAAGGTTGTATTGAGCAAATTCAGCGTTTGTACAGCGAGCGTTTATTTGGAGGCGATTTAGCTTTGGATGAAAAAGGAAGAATTAGAGTTGACGATTGGGAAATGAGAGAAGATGTACAAGCAGAAGTGAATAAACTTTGGGAAACTGCGACTACAGAAAACTTATCTGAAATTGGAGATTTAGAAGGGTATAGCAACGATTTTTACAACCTTTTTGGTTTTAAAGTAGCTGGTGTAGATTATGAAGCTGATGTAAATGAAGTAGTAAACGTACCAAGTATTCAGTAAGATTATTATCCCGCGATAGCGGAAACTTAAATACAAACCTCACAGTTAATGCTGCATTTATTTCGGCAACTATTGTGAGGTTTTTTTTATCTTGTAAAAAATTAAAGTTGATGAAAGCAGTAACTGTAAAACAATTAAAAGACGAACTTTCTCATAAATCTGCCAATGAGTTGAAAGAGTTGTGTTTGCATTTATCAAAATTTAAAAAAGAGAATAAAGAATTACTAACGTATTTGTTATTCGAATCTCATGATGAAGAACAATACATACAAAGTGTAAAAGATCAAAACGAAGTATTGTTTTCTGAGATTAACACAAAGAGTTATTTCTACATTAGAAAAAGTGTTCGAAAGATTTTAACACTCAATAAAAAATTTATTCGGTATTCTAAAAAGAAAGAAACAGAAGTAGCTTTATTGCTCCATTTTTGTCGTTGTTTAAAAGAATTTAAACCATCTATAAAAGGGAGTGTAAGGTTAGTAGCAACTTTTGATAGGCAAGTGGTTTTAATTAAAAAAGCAATTGCTACGTTACACGAAGATTTACAATACGATTATCAACTAGAATTAGACGAATTATTAGATGAATAGAAAAGAGAGACCAATATTAACGGATTTAGTGAATGAAGGCACTTCTGAAATGGAGAAATTTCAGAATGAAGTATTAAGACCTGTAATAAAAATGCAGCACAGTTTGTTAATTAGCTCAT from Polaribacter sejongensis carries:
- the fabV gene encoding enoyl-ACP reductase FabV is translated as MIIEPRTRGFICLTSHPTGCEQNVINQIEYVKSKGKIDGAKKVLVIGASTGFGLASRISSAFGSDAATIGVFFDKPATEGRPGSPGFYNTAAFEKQATAAGLYAKSINGDAFSNEIKEQVVNLIKEDLGQIDLVIYSLASPVRTHPTTGTRYKSVLKPIGDVFSNKTVDFHTGKVSEISINPAEGEDVENTINVMGGEDWKMWMDALQSENLLAEGATTVAYSYIGPEVTKPVYRNGTIGAAKDHLEATAFTITDDLKSIGGKAYVSVNKALVTQASSAIPVIPLYISLLYKVMKAKGIHEGCIEQIQRLYSERLFGGDLALDEKGRIRVDDWEMREDVQAEVNKLWETATTENLSEIGDLEGYSNDFYNLFGFKVAGVDYEADVNEVVNVPSIQ
- a CDS encoding phosphoribosylaminoimidazolesuccinocarboxamide synthase, whose amino-acid sequence is MNTINNTNFKFPNQKSVYIGKVREVYNINDAVLVMIATDRLSAFDVVLPRQIPFKGQILNQIATKMMNDTADIVPNWLLANPDENVAVGHLCDPFKVEMVIRGYMSGHAAREYKLGKRTLCGVEMAEGLKENDKFPEALITPSTKADNGEHDEDISREDILSKGIVSEEDYIVLENYTRALFARGTEIAAKRGLILVDTKYEFGKTKEGKIVLIDEIHTPDSSRYFYADGYQERQDKGEAQKQLSKEFVRQWLIENGFQGKDGQAIPAMTDDKVIEISNRYIELYEQITGETFIKASTENVLNRIEENVNSFLAQK